The sequence CCCGCTTGCAATGAAATGTCCTGCACTCTCACTTGTCCGTCGACCGTCCACGGACCGGGAGCGGCTGGCGGAGAGAGCTTCCCATCAGCGCCGAAATGCAGGGACGCTCCGGGGTAGGCCTGCCGGAGTGTCAGAATCTTGTTGCCATATGCCGCCTGCAAATCGCTCTTACTGGCGACAGCATGGGCGATCATCGGCGCGCCGAATAATAGAGCGACACCGATGCAAGCATGCAATGGTCTGCGGAATTTCACGGTACGCCTCATGCGCTTCGGGAAGAGGACAGGATTCTACCACCCTGAACTCAGATGGAGTATTTGGGATTACAGCGTGCGCTTGAACAGCGGCACGGCCAGGCCCAGCGTAACCAGCGCAAAAATTGCGAGGTACATGACGTCGGGAAGAATTGCGATCAGGCCGCTCTCTTTCAACAACAGCGCCTTGAATCCGTGAACGGCGTAAGTGAACGGATCCACAATCGCGATGGCGCGCAGCCATGCTGGAAATGCCTGGATCGGATAAATCGAGCCGCTGGGGAAGAACAGCAGTGTATTCAGAATTCCAAAAACAGCGCGGGGCACGAGCGGATCCTCAACCCGGACCATCATCAGGAACATCATACCGTTGAAGGCCAGAGAGACGGTGACGATCATCAAGAGCAGTCCAAGCACGGTCCCCGGATTGAAGATGGTGCCGACTCCGGACATGAGCGAGCCAATCAGGCTGATCACGACCCCGGTGAGTACGGCCTTGATGGCACCCGCTCCGTTCAGTCCGAAGACCAGTTCTGCTTTGGTGATCGGAGTCACGAGATATCCTTCGTGCACGCCTCGCGCCTTGTCGTCGATATAAAGCATTCCGCCGCCGATCATCACGGAGACGAACATCGCCAGCGCGATCGATCCGGGCAGCAGGTACTTCATGTATTCGATGTAAGGATAGAGTTCCACCACATCGAGAGCGGTTTGCCGCAGAAGGCGAGGCTCAATCGCCGGCTGGTTAAGAGCTTCGGTGATTCCGGCCAACTTCTCCTGCATGGTGGAACTCATGAAGTTGTCGCTGTTGTCCACGATGAGCGCGATGCGCGGACGGTTCTGCTGATAAACGCGCGCCGAATATTGCGGTGGAATGATGACTGCGCCCTGGATCTTTCCGTTGCGCACATCTTCGCGCGCCTGTACTTCGTTGTCGTAGTCAACCGGCACGAAGGTGCGCGCATTGGCGCGGACAGAATCGAACGCTTCCTTAATGCGAATCGCCTGTGTGCCGTGGTCCTCGTCTACGATGCCGAGCTTGGCATCGCGAATCTTTCCGCCAAACGCGTTCCCGAGCACGATCAGTTGCACCAGCGGGAAGATCATGGACACCATCATCAGCGCGGGCGAGCGGAAGAACTTGCGCATCTCGCGCTCGATAATTGCCATCATGCGGTTCATGGTTGCATCCCCGGACGCTGCGGCATCGTGAACGCATGCGCCTTGACCAGTTCGTCGCGTAACTGGCGCCCGGTGTAGTGGACGAATACATCGTCGAGCGTGGTGTTCTGCACCGAGAGTGTGCGCACCGGAACGCGCGCCTCGACTGCCATTTCGACCAGCATGGTAGTGGTGCGGGAACCGTTGGCGGTTAGCACGCGGTACATGCCCGCGCCCTCGTGCTGGACAGAAGTCACTTCCGGCAGGGCACGCAAACGCTGCTCCCAGTCAGACGGTGGATTATCAAATTGCGCTTCGATCACATTCGATCCGGGCACGCTAGCCTTCAATGCCTCGGGACTATCGAGCGCGACAAGCTTGCCGTGATCCACAATCGCAATGCGGTTGCAGAGTCGATCGGCTTCGTCCATGTAGTGCGTGGTGATGAGCACGGTGAGTTTGCGCTTCGACTTGATGTTGGTGAGCATCTCCCAAACCGCCACGCGAGAGACAGGATCGAGACCTGTGGTCGGCTCATCGAGAAAGAAAATCTTGGGACTATGCACCAGTCCGCGCGCGATTTCGAGACGCCGGCGCATGCCGCCGGACAACGTTTTCGTTTGCGCGTCCCGCCACTTTGTGAGGTCAACAGTTTCCAGCAACTCGTCGATCGCTTGCTTGCGGCGTTGCGCGGGAACATCGTAAAGCTTGGCGTAGATGCTCAGATTCTCCTGCACGGTGAGATCAATGTCGCTGGTCATGGCCTGCGGAATGACGCCGATCGCTCGTCGTGCTTCGTTCGGTTCTTTGCTCACATCGTGCCCCGCCACGCGGGCGAATCCTGAGGTGATTGGAATGAGAGTGGTCATCATCCGGATCAGCGTCGACTTGCCTGCGCCGTTGGGGCCGAGCAGTCCGAAGATCTCGCCTTCCTTCACCTGAAAAGAAACATCGTCGACCGCGGTGAAGTCGCCATACTTTTTCACGATGCGCGAGACTTCGATGGCGTTGGGCGCGTCCGCTGGAATTTCGCTCTTTCCGTTGAATTCAGAAACCGGAAGCGGAGCGTCATTGCCGGTGCCATGATTCGTGGGTACGTCGCTCATGGCTTCCCTGCAGCTTCGGAATTCTTCGGCACTGTGCCCTTCAGTTGCTCAGGGGACACCAGCACTTCGGCGGTCATGCCGGGCACATACGCGCCCTTAGGATTGTCGAGGCGAACCTTCAGGACGAGCGTGCGAATATCGCGCTTGCGGCGGCCGACATCGCGCTGGGTGGCGAAGTCCGCTTCCGCGGCCTTGTAGAACACTTTGCCAGGAGTAACCGTGCCGCCCGGCAGGCGAACCCGAAGCGTGTCGCCGAGCCCGATGTGATCGGCGTCCGTCTCTGGAATCGCCGCGCGTACCCACGTGTCGCTGAGATCGACCACCGTGACGATCGCCTGCCCGGCAGTGATTACTTCTCCTTCACGCGCCGCCCGCACCAGCACCGTCCCCGTTACCGGGGCATAGATCTTTGTGTAGCCGAGACGAACTTCGGCTTCCTTTAGTTGCGCCTGTGCGTTGGCGAGTTGCGCCTGCATGGAGGCGACCGTGCTTTCCGCGGCGCCGGCCTGGTTGGTGCGAGCACTCGCGGAATCAAGGTCGGCTTGCCCCGCGCGTACCTGATCCTTCAATGCCTGCACGCTGGCCTGCTGCGCTTTCAAATTTTGCTCCGCTTGTACTTTCTCCATTTCGGAGGCTACGCCGGCCTGTGCAAGTCCAACGATGCGGCGGCTGTCGCTTTCTACGCGAGTCAGAGTGGCTTCGGATTGCGCAAGCTGTGCGCGCGCGGATTGCAATCTTGCCTGTGCGTTGGCGACATCGCCGGAGGTCGAGCCCTTGGTCGATCGCTGCGTGAACTGGCTCTCGCTGACTTTCGAGCGAAGACTGGAAATGGTTGCTGCTGCCGCCCGCTCCTGCGCCTCGAGTTCCGCTGGATCGAGCGTCGCGATCAGGTCTCCCTGCTTAACGGAAGCGCCCTCTTCGACCAGCAGCTTCGCGATGCGGCCACCGACCTGCGGGCTGACCACGATCTGGTTCGAATCCACTGTGCCGACCAGGACCAGGTCATTTCCCGCGGGCGTCGAGAGAACGTAATAGGCCGATGCGATCAACAGAAGGATGCCAAGCAGGATCAGGAATTTGTTACGAACACTCATGCACGAACTCCTTGCCGTGACGCCGATAGCGGTCGCGTAAACAGCGCCGCGGAGATGAAGTCGAGTACGAATGCGCGCCGTTCCGCGATGTGCTCGTCCGTCAGTGGGTCAAACTTCATCACGGATTTGATCACCGGCGCCGCGCTGAAATAGAAAACAATTACTGCAACCATGGACGGAACAAAGTGCATGGGATCAATGGGACGAAATTCACCGGCGGCGATCCCCTCGCGCAATACTTCGCCTAGTTTTTGATAGATAGGCTGGAAATAGGCCCGCGCCACGCGCTTCATCTGGCCGATGCGGTCGGTGCCGCTGCGTATCCATTCTCCCTGAACGACGCGCGGGAAGCGTGGATTCGCCGCAATGTAATCGAAATAGGCGCCGAGGTAATTCAGTACCTTCTGGCGTGGTGCGAGGTTGCCCTCGAGCATGGGGACAACCGTATCGCGCAGGCCGCTGAAGACATGGTCGAGCACGGCCTCATAAATCGAATCTTTGTCTTTGAAGTAGTAATAGAGAAGAGCTTTATTAACACCGGCGGTGCGTGCAATCGCATCCGTGCGGGCGCCGGCGATGCCATGCTCTGCGAATTCGTCGATGGCCGCGTTCAAGATGGCGGCCCGGCTCTGTTCGGGCTTTCCGCGGGAACCGAGACGGGGTGCAGGCGAACGTTTCATGGGCTAATTAACCAGTTAGTTAGATAGTAGCCCATGCCTCCGGCAGCGTCAAGCGGACCTTTCCTTGGACGGAGCAGGTGCGAGGCCGGACGTGTGGATACAGAGCGTCCGCCCGGCCTGAACGGCAGATGCCTTACAGTCCGCCTGCGATCGATGGCACCAAAAGCACTTCGTCGCCATCCTGGAACGCGTAGGTATTGCCGCCGAGAAAGCGGATGTCCTCTTCGTTCACATACACATTCAGAAAGCGCCGGGTTTCTCCGGCTTCATCGCGCAGATGCGGCTTCAGGTCCGGGAACTGGGTATCGAGCACGGAAAAAAGTTCCGAGAGATTGGCGGCAGCACAGGTGATTTGCGGCGTGCCCGATGTCAGCCGGCGCAAGGCAGTCGGAATTTGGACAGTGACACTCATTTAAGCCTCCACAGGAATCGACGGCGTAGCGTCGGCAAAACTTGCAATCGTATTCAACTTGCTTTGCAGCAGGACTTCGAATTCGCGCAACTTGGGAGCGATGGGCGTTTCAGTTTCGTATTGCCCGGCCAGCACATCGGTTGTCTTCAGGCCGTTGCCAGTAATGCAGAGCACGGTCGTTTCATCGGAAAGAATGCGATCCTGCCGGACCAGCTTGCGTGCGGTGCCCACCGTGACGCCGCCTGCGGTCTCTGTGAAGACGCCTTCGCTCTCGGCGAGCAGTTGGATGTTGGCGATCACCTCGGCATCAGAAACATCTTCCGACCATCCGCCACTGGCTGTGATCGCCTTGATGGCGTAGTGTCCATCGGCGGGATTGCCGATGGCGAGCGAGCGCGCGATGGTCGACGGCCTCTGCGGCTCAATGTCTTTGCTGTACTGTTTGACGGCCGTCGAAATCGGCGAACATCCCGTTGCCTGCGCGCCAAAGAACTTCACGTCTTTCGGTTCGACCAATCCGAGCTGGATCAGTTCATCAAACGCCTTCTTGATTTTCGTGATCAGCGATCCACCCGCCATCGGGACAACGACGTTGTCCGGCAATCGCCAGCCCAGTTGTTCGGCAATTTCGAAGCCGACTGTCTTCGAACCTTCGGCATAGTACGGACGCAGGTTGACGTTGACGAATCCCCAGCGATGCTCGTCGGCAATCTGCGAACAGAGCCGGTTCACCTGATCGTAATTGCCGCTGATTCGCACCACGTTCGCGCCGAACACCTGCGTTCCGAGAACCTTCGCCGGTTCGAGATCGGATGGGATGAAGATCCAGGCCTTGAATCCCTCGCGCGCTGCTTGCGCTGCGACCGAATTCGCCAGGTTGCCGGTAGAGGAGCACGCTACGGTATCGAATCCAAAAGCACGCGCGTTGGCGAGCGCAACCGCGACCACGCGGTCCTTGAAACTCAAGGTGGGCAGGCAAACGGCGTCATTCTTCAGATAGAGATTGCGGATGCCGATCCGCTCTCCGAGTTGCGGCGCCTGCAGCAGCGGGGTGAATCCCGTGGGCAGTGAAGGCCGGAACGCGGCGGGCAAGGGCAGCAATTCGCGATAGCGCCATAGATTCGGAGCGCGCGAAGCGAACAGCTGGCGCGAGACCAGCTTCCGGATCGCGTCGTAGTCGTAGGTGATTTCGAGAGGCGAGAAGCAATCGTCGCAGATGCTGCGCGGTTGATTGCCAAAAGTCTTGCCGCATTCGCGGCAGGCAAGTTCATAGGTGCTCGTCGACATTTCCGCAACTGCCTTCTGTGACTGCGGGACGAGCCGGGTAAAAAAATACCCCAGATACGACAAAACCCCTTTTCCGAATGGGAAAAGAGGCTCGAAGTGCAAATAGCGCTACCTTGAAAAATGCGCTGCACCCCAAATCTCATGGTCCCCGTTACCGGGCGAGAGTTGGCACCTGCAATACGGGATAGATGATCCCGATTCGGTTGCCGTGGCGTCTATGGGCTCGTCCCTCAGCCACTCTGCATGAAATTCAGGTCCGCTCCGAAGAGCTGACTTGTTAAAGATAGTAAAACCGACCGAGCGGTCTGTCAAGAGGGGTTACGGGGAACACCTCACTTCGAATCAGGATCTGTTCGAATCCTGGTTACTTGCTGCTCTGCGGTGCTTCGGACCGCCCGCGATCCCTCCTGCCAGCGAGCGACCGTCGCTTCTTGAAGGCGCCTGCTCTCGGAGGCCGAGAAGAAAAGCGCCCCTTGATCTGCGGCGAGCAACTCTCTGCTTGACCATGGCGACCGCATCAGTCCGACCCCAGAGTGGGACTTCGGACCGAGCAACAGATGGCCCAACTCGTGCGCGAATGCGTACCCTAGAAGTTGTCCCAAGCAAAGCTGTCTTTCGGCAGCGAGACGGTGGATCGAGTCGTAGAAGATCCATGCAATCGAGCCGAACGACTCCTCAAGCCCACCTTCGGTTGCATAGCCAAACGCGTCTCCCCGGTCATAGAGGGATCGCGACATGGAGAGTGGAAGCACATTTACAACGAGATCCATTGGTCCCGGCAGCCGGGTGCAGGCAACTTCTCCCGACCATGTCGTGCCATCGAAACATACGAGCCAAAGCGTATTGACGCCAGCCTCGTGGAGGATCTTACGGGCTGTCGTTTCGGCTTTGGATAGAACGTTGGATTCAATCTGGGCATAGTTACGAACGCGAACGGTGATTTGTGTTGCTACATCCGATGGGAGTTGGAGGGCACTTTGTGAAGCGGCGCGCAAAGTGGCTTCTGGGAGAAGCAGCAGCGTCAGGATCCAAAACAACGCGGTGCGTTTCATGGAGCACCTCCTCGTGGTGCTCCATAAGTCGCGGATCTACCCGGCTACCTCAATGAGCGCGCTGTCGCACGGCCAACAAATATTTGTCGCACGTTAATCGGCTGATGGGAAAAGAGTTGTGCCGAATGTTTTGGTCAAGACAGTCTTCTTGAAATGGAGGATAATTTGGGGGTACGCCCCGGGTCAGGAGTTTCCCTATGTCGGGAATCCACACTCCAAGGCCGATTATTTCTTTTGGTCCGTTTGAAGCAGATCTGCAGACGCAGGAAGTGAAGAAACAAGGTATCCGGCTACACCTACCGGGCCAGTCCTTTCAAATTCTGAAGATGTTACTGGAGCGGCCAGGGGAGCTGGTCACTCGCGAAGAACTGCAAGAGGCGCTCTGGCCTAATGAAACATTCGTCGACTACGGCCACGGAGTGAACGCGGCCGTGAACCGGTTGCGAGATGCCCTGGGAGATTCCGCGGACAATCCCCGGCTGATCGAGACCTTGCCTCGGCGGGGATATCGGTTCATTGGGACGATTGCGCAGCCAGAGGAGTCAACTGCACCGGCTGAAGCAGGGGACGATAGGCGCGATCGCTTGCGTTGGCTACGAGTTGGAGCGGGCATTCTTGTCGTAGTTGCGGCGTGCGCACTCGCAGTGTGGTTTGTGCCTCGAGTTGCTCCTGGATTCTCCCTTCCAAAAATAACAACACTTGCAGCTGTGCCAGTCACAGCCTACCCGGGGGAGGAGTTATGCCTGGCGTTTTCCCCGGATGGATCGCAGATTGTTTTCGCGTGGAATGGTGATCCTGAATTGGGTCCGCAGGGTTTCGATCTCTACGTCAAGGTCCTGGGCAGTGAGGACCTGCTGCGCTTGACGCATCATCCATCGGCAGCGATTTGTCCAGCCTGGTCCCCGGACGGTTCGCAGATTGCCTTCCACCGCCTGTCTGGTGCAGACACGGGATTGTACGTGGTTCCTGCATTGGGTGGGCCGCAGAGAAAGCTGCGCTCCACAAACATCACGAGTGAAAACCATACGTACATCAGTTGGTCTCCAGACGGCAAATGGATTGCCCACGTGGATAATCAGCGACTCTTCCTTCTCTCCACCGAAACCTTGGAAAGCAGACAGATTCCCCACACTCCTGAGTGTCTTTCGGAAGGGATGCCCGCTTTCTCTCATAGCGGGCGAGAATTGGCATACTTCTGTACGCAAAACACTCAAAATTTGACCCGCGGCTTGTACACCGTCTCAACCTCGGGGGGCACGCCAAAACTGGTGACCACAATTGTCTGCGGGTGGCCTCCACGGCCACCCGCTTGGGCAGCCGGCGACCAGAAGTTGGTTTTTTCAAACACTCATTTTGGAGAAAGCTCCGACCTATATGACGTGACGCTCGCGGATGGATCAATTCGGAAACTACCCACCGAGGGAGGCGCCTTTGGTCCGGCAATTTCTGCAAAAGGGGACAAACTCGCCTACGTCAAACCCATTTCCGGCGATCATGGCCAGATCTGGCGAAGCGACCTGCTCAATCCGGGATCCTCCGGAGTCAGGTTGATGGCCTCTACCTATCAACAGCGAAGCCAACAGTTCTCCCCGGACGGAAAACATATTGCGTTTGAGTCCACTCGAGGAGGAATTCGAGAAGTTTGGATGAGCGATGCCGACGGGACTCAGCTGGTGCAGGTTTCGAATTTCAAGGACCCACGTACCGGCTCGCCACATTGGTCCCCGGATAGCCAGAAGATCGTCTTCGATACCCGGCATTCCGAACTTGCGGAATTGTACGTCGCCGATATTTCTGAACGGTTACCGCGGAAGTTGATCACAAACATCACGGACATTTTTCTTCCCACCTGGTCGCACGATGGAAAGTGGATTTATTTCGTTTCGGGCGAACCAACCAGCAGGGGAATTTACCGCTGTCCAGCGAGCGGAGGAGATGCGGTTCTGCTGTTGACGCTGCCACCACAAAGTTCGTTGCTCGGGCCATTGGCGGAGTCATTCGATGGAGAAACGCTCTATTTTTCGAGGGCGGTAGGAGGTTATCGGTGGGAACTGGATATGGTTTCGACTCAACGGCCCGTCAAGATTACCGCAGTAGAAGGACTGCCCACGGTTGATTACAACGTCTGGGCAATCGCGCCGGGAGGCATGTACTTTGTGGATTTTGATGCGAACAAGTCGATCCGTTATTTCGACTTCAGTACCAAGCAGGTCCGCCCAATTTTGGATGTAGGAAGAGCTGTCGACGGCGGTTTAGCGGTCTCCCCGGACGGCCGATGGGTCCTCTATGTTCAAAAGGAGGACTATAACGAAGACATCATGCTTGTCGACAACTTCCAGTAGGGTCTGTTTGCTTCCGAGTAAGTCGGGTTCCGTGCTGTCCAACCTCTCGCAGCCTCACTGCTCATATCCGCCAATATCAATGTTCGACCCTTGCACCCGTGGGTTACCCGCATAGTCGGTGGCGCCGACAACCCCGGTTCCGAGATTGATCCCCGCATTCACCGCTCGCGAGGCCGCTTGAACGTGGAGATCCGGCGTGGTCGGGTTCACAAAGAGAGGATCCGCATAGTTCGAATGGGAATCCTCACCTGATCCCGATTGATAGGCCGTAAAGCCGCTGTAGGTTTTTCCTACCCACAGCCAGGTCGTGCCGCTGGCGTTCGCGCTCGAGTAATAAAGGTTGTAGTCGACGTCGGCGGGGTTGGGAGTCGACTTTGTGTAGTTATTGACCATGTAGCCCTGTGCGCCCGCATACACAATGTTGTTCTTGAAGACATTGTTGGTGGCGTGAAACTGAATCTGGAATTCTCCTGAACCCGTGTTCTGGCCATCGTTCTTGTAGAGCGTGTTGTTCACGATGGTTACGTGATCGGTGCCACCGACGCCTGCCGCGTATCCGCCGATTGAGACTCCCGCTGAGTTTCCAAAGTAGATGAGGTTATTGCGGGCGGTTACAAAACTGGATGTCTTGTTCTTGTGCTCGCTGGCGATTTCAATTCCCAGGTCGACGTTGTGGATGAGGTTGCGTTCGACGATGACGTTCGTGCCGCCGTCCACATAGATGCCGTCGGAGCACCAGCAATTCTTTGGATACGACGGATTTCCGTCGGAAGAAATGTTGTAGACCGTGTTCTGGCTCACCGTGCCGTTGCGCGCCTGATCATAGGCTGGATTCGGCGAGGTGCCCTCAAAGCCGATCACGTCGATGCCGATGTTGTTGTTGTCGTGGATCAGGTTGTTGGTGACGGTGAACGTGTCCACATTGCCGTTGAGGGACATCGATTCGCTGCATCCAGTCTTGAGATGATCGAGTTCGTTGCCGCTGATCGTGAGATGGTTCAGCGCGGCCGGTGCCTCGCTTCCGTAGATCGCAACGCCGAGCGCATTCGCGCCGCATCCGGTCGCGGTCGTCACGATATCGTGAACGTGGTTATTGAGCAGTTGGAGATGGCTGCCCGCTCCAGTGATGTAGATTCCAACCGGGACATTGCTTCTGCTGGATGATTTGTAGTTTCGGACTTCCAATCCCTTCACGATGATGTAGCTTTGGCTCGCGATGTTGATCATGCCGTATTGGCCGCCGGGGATGGTGAGTCCGGTGCCGTCGAGAATCGCGGCCTGTTTGGAATAGTTCTGGAGCGTGATGTACCCGGCTGCCGCGGATCCTGATGCTGGAATATTCACGGTCTCGTTGTAAACGCCGCCCAGTACGTTAACGGTGTCGCCCGCCTGGACATGATTGGCGGCATATTGCACGTTCCGCCATGCGGTGCGCCGGGAAAGGCCATCGTTGGCGTTGTTGCCGGAGGTTGCAACGTAATACGTAGCGCCGAATCCGAACCCGCTGCAGAGCAAACTGAAGCAGATGCAGGAGAGTGATCTTTGAATTTTCGATCGCATGGCGGTTGCCTCTTTAGTTATGGTGCTATCTCCTCTGGCAGTTCTTTCTAATAATGGTTATTTAGTTTCGTTTTATTACGGTTAGTAGATTGCAAATTTATGCCCGCCTCGGAATCGAGTCAAGCGAAATTGCCTGGAACACGCAGTAGGAAGGGCGTGGAAGCCGAATGAATAAAGGCTTACCGGCTGTACTGGTTCCTCTTCTTATCCTCGTGGCGCTCGATCCCTAACTGAATCAGCCGGGAGATCAGGTCAGGATACGAGAGTCCCGACGCCGCCCAGAGTTTGGGATACATGCTGATTGAAGTGAAGCCAGGCATGGTATTGATCTCGTTGACGAAAATCTTGCGGGACTTCGGGTCCATGAGAAAATCCACGCGGGCCAGGCCGGAACAATCGACAGCCTGAAATGACGCGACAGCCAGCGACTGCAAGTTTTTCATCTCCGATTTGGTTAGCTCAGCGGGAATGACTAACTCGGATCCTTCGTCAAGGTACTTGGCGTTGTAATCGTAGAATTCTTTGCAGGGGACGATCTCACCGGCGATGGACGCTTTGGGATCGTCGTTGCCGAGCACCGAGCATTCAATTTCGCGAGCTTTGCGATTTTTCCCGCCAACGCCTTCTTCGATCACAATCTTGCGGTCGAACTTTGCGGCTTCTTCGATGGCAGGGCCCAGTTCTTTCCGGTCATGCGCCTTCGAGATGCCGACGGATGATCCCAGGTTTGCGGGTTTAACAAACACGGGATACTTCAACTTGCTCTCCACCAGCTTCTGAACTTTCTTCGGCTCGCTCTCCCACTGGCTGCGCAGGACGGTGACGTGCTTCACGATCGGCAGGCCCGCCGCGCGGAACAGGGACTTCATGACGTCTTTATCCATGCCGGCGGACGAGCCGAGAACGCCCGCGCCGACATAGGCCAGGTCGGCGAGTTCGAGCAAGCCCTGGATCGTCCCGTCTTCGCCGAACGTTCCGTGGAGCACGGGGAAGATCACGTCAACATTGATGGCGCGGTCGGTCGTGCGTCGAAGGGCGGAGGCTTCGATGCGGAAGGGCTCCATGCCACCGCCGCGATGGACCGGTTCGGGCGGCACGATCACTGCCTCGCCTTGGGCAAGAAGCGCGGCTCCGGGTGTCGCATCGGGATCGCCCGCGCGGAGGGGACGACTTTCCTCAAGCGGCTTTCCCTGCAAAAGTCGCTCGGCATTTTCCGACGTCAGCCATCGACCGTCCTTGGTGATTCCAATCGGGACAACGTTATATTTCGTCTTATCTATTGCTTTTAGGACCGATGCCGCTGAGAGGAGTGACACTTCGTGCTCGCCGCTTCGTCCACCAAAAAGGATGCCGACTCTGAGTTTTGCCATGCCATTTCAGTTTGGCGGGAGGCGCGGTCCGCGTCAATCGCAGGATTGGTACCCGAAAGGGTTGGACCCTCTGTCCGCGCAAAAAGAACACCTGCCAACAGGTTGCTGATTGTGTTGACAACCGTCAGAGGGCCGTTTAGCCTCGCTGATCAAGGGAAAAGGCTCGCCTGTGAAAGGGTCATCTTCCTGAATCCCCCAGAAAAGGCATCCGACATGAAAAAAGCTCTATTCGCGGCAGCGATATTGGCACTCCTGACCACGACCTGGGTCGGCTCAGCAGTGGCGCAGGCGGAAGGTGCGCCCGCGCGCAAAAAGCGCGTCGCCATTTTCGATTTTGACTATGCCACGGTGCACAGCGGCGTAGCGGCGATCTTCGGGCAGGACGTTGACATCGGCAAGGGCATCTCGGATCTGCTCGTAAAGTACCTGGTCAAGGACGGCAGCTATTCGGTGATCGAGCGCAAGGCCATGGACAAGATCCTGGCCGAGCAGAATTTCTCGAACAGCGATCGCGCCAATCCGAATTCGGCCGCCAAGCTGGGCAAACTACTGGGTGTGGATGCAATCATCGTGGGCAGCATCACGCAGTTCGGCAATGACACGAAGAAGACGGGCGTGGGCGGAGCCGGCGGCGGCCTGGGCGGTTTCGGCCTGGGTGGATTCAAACATTCCAATACCAAGGCAATCGTTGGACTCGATGCCCGCATCGT is a genomic window of Acidobacteriota bacterium containing:
- a CDS encoding right-handed parallel beta-helix repeat-containing protein; the protein is MRSKIQRSLSCICFSLLCSGFGFGATYYVATSGNNANDGLSRRTAWRNVQYAANHVQAGDTVNVLGGVYNETVNIPASGSAAAGYITLQNYSKQAAILDGTGLTIPGGQYGMINIASQSYIIVKGLEVRNYKSSSRSNVPVGIYITGAGSHLQLLNNHVHDIVTTATGCGANALGVAIYGSEAPAALNHLTISGNELDHLKTGCSESMSLNGNVDTFTVTNNLIHDNNNIGIDVIGFEGTSPNPAYDQARNGTVSQNTVYNISSDGNPSYPKNCWCSDGIYVDGGTNVIVERNLIHNVDLGIEIASEHKNKTSSFVTARNNLIYFGNSAGVSIGGYAAGVGGTDHVTIVNNTLYKNDGQNTGSGEFQIQFHATNNVFKNNIVYAGAQGYMVNNYTKSTPNPADVDYNLYYSSANASGTTWLWVGKTYSGFTAYQSGSGEDSHSNYADPLFVNPTTPDLHVQAASRAVNAGINLGTGVVGATDYAGNPRVQGSNIDIGGYEQ
- a CDS encoding D-alanine--D-alanine ligase, which encodes MAKLRVGILFGGRSGEHEVSLLSAASVLKAIDKTKYNVVPIGITKDGRWLTSENAERLLQGKPLEESRPLRAGDPDATPGAALLAQGEAVIVPPEPVHRGGGMEPFRIEASALRRTTDRAINVDVIFPVLHGTFGEDGTIQGLLELADLAYVGAGVLGSSAGMDKDVMKSLFRAAGLPIVKHVTVLRSQWESEPKKVQKLVESKLKYPVFVKPANLGSSVGISKAHDRKELGPAIEEAAKFDRKIVIEEGVGGKNRKAREIECSVLGNDDPKASIAGEIVPCKEFYDYNAKYLDEGSELVIPAELTKSEMKNLQSLAVASFQAVDCSGLARVDFLMDPKSRKIFVNEINTMPGFTSISMYPKLWAASGLSYPDLISRLIQLGIERHEDKKRNQYSR